Proteins encoded within one genomic window of Nilaparvata lugens isolate BPH chromosome 11, ASM1435652v1, whole genome shotgun sequence:
- the LOC120353647 gene encoding uncharacterized protein LOC120353647, with the protein MDCTIEIETPHTPHNTTTPHNIETPPNIGILHTPPTKSGSRRGRSDIGKQERNIIWNVYRFFQKIAENPDRLELINFRKVQEVTAEACGVGVTTVKRIRRRVDDSDEEVKFDTPRKKYSRDAKVVNMDSFDKDMVRRCVFQFYDNGEYPTSERIRTVLKEKINFSGSVESVRKIIKSLGFRFRKCNDGRQLLMERRDIACARAVFLRKMHEIRREINPRPIFYIDETWVNQNHSRSMIWQHEDGSGGLKVPVGKGGRLIILHAGSAQTGFIPECKLIFKAKKSTSLDYHTEMNADIFTDWFRNFLNLLEESSVIVMDNASYHSALTEKIPRTNWKKVDIQNWLESKNVSFSENETKAELLSRNEIKYAVKEYEIDRIALEMGHEVVRMPPYHAHYNRLSLCGHK; encoded by the coding sequence atggactgtacaattgaaattgaaacaccGCACACACCGCACAACACCACCACACCGCACAATATCGAAACACCACCCAACATCGGAATACTGCACACACCTCCAACTAAATCAGGATCACGTAGAGGAAGAAGTGATATTGGGAAGCAAGAAAGGAATATCATCTGGAATGTCTACAGATTCTTCCAAAAGATAGCCGAAAACCCCGATAGActtgaattgatcaattttcGAAAAGTTCAAGAGGTTACAGCTGAAGCATGTGGAGTTGGTGTTACAACTGTAAAGCGAATACGGAGACGTGTAGATGACTCGGATGAGGAAGTGAAATTTGATACGCCTCGAAAAAAATACTCCAGAGATGCAAAAGTGGTCAACATGGACAGTTTTGATAAGGACATGGTGCGCCGATGTGTATTTCAATTCTATGATAATGGAGAGTATCCTACGTCTGAAAGAATCAGAACTGTTTTGAAAGAGAAGATTAATTTCAGTGGGAGTGTTGAATCCGTCAGAAAAATCATAAAGAGTTTGGGTTTCAGATTTAGGAAGTGTAATGATGGTCGACAATTGTTAATGGAGAGGAGAGACATTGCGTGTGCACGAGCAGTTTTTCTCAGAAAAATGCACGAGATAAGAAGAGAAATTAATCCCCGACCAATATTCTACATTGACGAAACGTGGGTCAATCAAAATCATAGCCGATCGATGATATGGCAACACGAAGACGGAAGTGGTGGATTGAAAGTTCCAGTTGGAAAAGGAGGCCGATTGATCATTCTTCATGCTGGATCAGCTCAAACGGGGTTTATTCCTGAGTGCAAACTAATTTTTAAAGCAAAGAAGTCCACTTCGTTAGATTATCACACCGAAATGAACGCTGACATTTTTACAGATTGGTTCCGGAACTTTCTCAATCTCCTTGAAGAGAGTTCAGTGATTGTGATGGACAATGCAAGTTATCACTCTGCGCTGACAGAAAAAATCCCTCGCACCAACTGGAAAAAGGTGGATATCCAGAATTGGCTAGAATCGAAGAATGTTTCTTTCTCTGAAAATGAGACAAAGGCCGAATTATTGtcgagaaatgaaataaaatacgcCGTGAAGGAGTATGAAATTGATAGGATCGCACTGGAAATGGGCCATGAAGTGGTTCGTATGCCACCCTATCATGCTCACTACAACCGATTGAGCTTGTGTGGGCACAAGTGA